The region TTTGGGtaatgtttatggaaggagtctccagtgtcagcttcAGTGTAAAAGACTCCAATAAGTAGGAGTTTGCGCTTCTTTGGTTTGTTAGctttaaaagagaaaacagagagtgTTTTGATGAAATGGCTGTTTATAACCATTTATAACtataaaataattgtattatgTGTCATTACATGACTTCAGggtgtaacagcagctctgctCATGATTTCTTTCCGTATAACAGCATGACGCCTAGTGTTTTAGTTATACAGCTAGAAACTCTTTAGAGAGTCAAAGAGACACGTTTGCTCGATCTCAGAACTGAGAGCTTTATAGAATCACATATAAAGACACCACATGTGACATCATGTGGAACGATGGATGTGATTAATTATAGCCTTAATGAGTCCCGATGTCTTTGTTGGTCTCAGGGTTTTGTGCCTCACTGCaggctcttttttgtttttttcccccacactgtgtgaaagtgtgtgccTCCTGTTGTGTTACACCAGACCCCCACTGTGAGCCTCTTCTTGTGACAGCGGGATATTTTATATCTTATTAATTATCACAAATCTGATTATATCCGTTGTATTGCAGCTCCAGTTTTATTATTACGGATaaatttataatgaataatgtgaTTGCATTCTAGCATATGCTGCTGATTTTACCTCTAATATGATACAACGTGATCTAAATTGGTTTTggttttcattcattattaatgcAACCTCAactttattgatattttaaaatatttccaaCTGAACATGAATAATTTAAACACACCTTCCTccatttatgttttgttttaaatttctgtctttttctttctttataaattCCCATGTGGTCTCAGAATTCTCTCTGAATGTGGACCGATGTTGTTTTCTCACCTGTTCCTCACAGGTAAAACCTACACCATGATTGGTAACAATGCTTCCACTCAGAGCCTGGGCGTTGCCCCGTGTGCCATCTCCTGGCTCTTCAAGTTGATCgaggagaggaaggagaaaGCTGGTGCTCGGTTCTCTGTGCTCGTCTCGGCCGTGGAGATCAGCGGAAGGGACGAGGTGTTGACGGATCTTCTAGCTGATGTCTCTACAGGGACGCTTCAGGATGTCCAGGGTGCAGCAGTCTACCTGAAAGAGGACCCTGTCTCCGGTTCACAGGTACAGGGCTGGTTTTGTCTGCACTAGAGATGTTGTTTCTAATTATTATATGTGAGAAATGgcagaaaaatacacttttacttaaaaaaaaggaaaataaaatccagCTTGTCTTAATgcactgataaaaaaataaataaataaaataaaggtaaataaataaataaatataatcattcATGTTCCTATGAGTCATTCTTCCCCTCAATTATTAGTCTAATAAActttatgtttttgtattttatatttaaattttatatttttgttttatgttatcAGATGATGTTTATATTACTGAAGAGAGGTTTTACaggttcatttacatttcctcCTGAATGGAAGCTTATCTCAGCTCATCTCTTCATACTAAACCTTCAGCTTTTAGGATTCAAGCTCCAGCTTCACCACAGACTTCCCTGGTTTTCCTCATCATGCTCAcagatcttttctttttttcccagcTCCAGAATCAGAGTGAACTGAGAGCGTCTAGCGCAGAGCGAGCCGCCTTCTATCTGGACTCGGCTTTAGCAGCACGGAGCACCAGCAAAGATAAAAACTCTGAAGAACAGCAGTGCAACTCTCACATGCTCTTCACCCTCCACATCACCCAGTACCACCTGGAGAAGAGCACCAAAGGAGGAAGTACGGCCTCATGCGCTATTTGTGTCATTTGTCTAAGGGGAGGTGTTCACACTAGGCATTTTCTCTCAAACGCCTCTCAAATATTTCTCTAGTGACCACTTCTGAGTAGATTTTGACACTAACAGAGTTGGCAGATCTATCATTGGGGTGTAAAAACTctcagaaatgtttctttcagCCAAAAAAAGTTGACACATTTGACTCATTTTGGCTGAGATTTCTTGTGtcaccttttttattattcacacGTCAACTCAAATTCTCTGATTACTCcgagagaaaacaaacagaaaaatccaGAGGATACAAAAGATTACAAATGTGAGATTAGAGGAAGGAGGCGGAGCTTCCATACACACCTATGCAACTGTCAATCATTCGAGATTCATATAGTGGTTggcttgtttttgttattttatttatttatttattttgcaattttttgGTCATGCTAGCATACATCAGTGTAGTGATGTTCAAATGCAGAGCTCCTTTTAAATGCTTATATATAAGCTTGGCAGGTCTGGGTTTGTAGATGAGAATGTGAAGGGAGATTATAATAACAGAATGTCAAGCCTGAGCATTAGTAATTACAAGAAAAGACCATTTTTCCTCCATTTGCATATAATTTGCTGAATCCTGTCCTGCTCTTAATGACTAAATGACAGCATCCCTAATAGTGCCAGCTCATTTCTTATGTCCAGACACGGCCTGGATACCAAATCACCATTTATCTGATCCTTCCAATTTCACTCTTGTCTTGACTACAGGCCACGTACTTCAACCACAGCCAGAATAAATTTCAATACATAATAAGCATCAGTCTCGTCCTGCAGAATGTTTATAGGGCTGAAAAGTGAAAAGCTAGTTTGCATTCTCAGCTCAGAGACTTAAATCCTGCTGACGTGAAGTTAACGGCCTCCTTCTCTTTCTGGAATAAAAGCCTCATCTATCTACTGTAAGGATCCTGGGCCGCTTTACTTTAGTGACctacatttacagtaaatgcaccatagttaaataaatagcaGTTTGAAATGTGCTTTTGGAATCGTTACTTTATCTGATTGCTTGACTCTAGATTTCCAGTGCAGTATAGTACACCTTTGGAAATTAACTGCCACATTTTGTCATTATTTCAATTGCCAACTCATTGGAACCGCAAGTACCAAGTACCGCAAATTTCCTTTGTCAGTGTACCAAGAGAATCAATCTCTTGGGTGAGTGGAAACAGCTACATAGATTGCTTATCCTGTGCAAATAAATCACATACAGAAGTCCTTTTACTTACCAGTTACACTGTATACTGTCTAGGAAACTTATCAAATTTGTATAGTACTTTGGTCATATTACAAGCTCTATTGTGTATTAATAATCTAAATATAGCTACATATTAAAGCTAGGTTATATAAAGATTACACGTTGTGGTTGGCATGAGCTTCTGTTGTATTGAATGAGCCTACTTGTGAAGGATCCCTGCAGCAAAGTGGGAAAAATATAGCTTTTGTAAACTTCTATCCTCTTTCTGGTTGTAGTGTCTGGAGGTCGGAGTCGTCTACATCTTCTGGACCTGGGCAGTTGTGAATCTGATGTCACTCGAACAAGGGATGGAGGTGGGGGCCAGTGTCTCTCATTGGCTGCCTTGGGGAATGTCATCCTGGCTTTAGCCAATGGTGCCAAGCATGTTCCTTATAGGTATATCCATGTAAAGCATGTCAAATATCCACTTCATTGCAAAGCTAATCAGGTATAAGAGATTATTCTAATAAGCGTAGAGTGATAAGGTATATCTCTGAGCACTAAGAACCAAAAGGAAAGATTTCTAAGCGAGAGTTGTGGAATCATAAATTCTGAATACGTATTATCTTTAGTGTCACATCTCCAACCAACATGGACACTGCAAAAAGATCAGATTTCTATGATCTTAGGGGAAAAAGTGCACGGAtttcttgctttatttttgtctaacgaagggatttttgatgaATTATTCAGGGACAGCAAGCTCACCATGCTACTGAGGGAATCGTTGGGCAACATCAACTGCAGAACCACCATGATCGCCCACATCTCAGATTCACCGGCTAGTTATACTGATTCACTCTCTACTGTGCAGCTAGCCTCTCGTATTCATCgaatgaggaagaaaaaatcCAAGGCAAGATCTCTTATTTAGCTCATATTCATGATTgcttattttgtctgttttgctgttatatgcatatattttatatgtaggTATATTTACTTTTGCATTATAGATTTATAGAAAAGTATTCAAATTGTGCATATCAGCACATGCCATATGCTATAAAAGCAGCAAACTAAAGGTGGACTGATTGATTCCTCTGAGAGCATCAGTCAATGGTGTAGCCTGGACAGGAAATTAATTCAGGTGTTCAGTTTACAGAGGCATATTGACTGTTAGTTATATCGGTAGATCTTGCCAACTATTGACAACAGACATTGTCTTGACACTAATACTTGCTTTGAATGTGGTGTGTATTTTTGGCTTTATTGACAAGTATCAACAgaaaacttttttcattttttcagtaTGCCTCCAGTTCATCAGGAGGGGAAAGCTCTTGTGAGGAAGGGCAAACCCGACGACCACCTCACTTAAGACCATTTCACCCCAAAACAGTGGCTCTAGACCCGGACCATCCTCCACTTCTGTCTAGTGACCCAGACTACTCCTCCAGCAGTGAGCACTCATGTGATACAGTTATATATGTAGGTCCTGGAGGAACCCATATTTCTGACCATGAACTCAGCGACAATGAGGGCCCTCCAGCCTTTGTTCCCATTATTCCTTCCCTAAATAAAAAGCGTTCAAAAGACACTCCCAAATCAGATGGGGATCATCTAAAATGCAACACATTTGCAGAGTTACAAGAACGGCTTGAGTGTATTGATGGAAGTGAGAGCACAGCTACATTTATTGGTGAAGGAAAAGGACATCAGGCAGTCCTTAAGACTCAAGTTGGAGCTGGAAAAGCTCCAGATGGGGTTCTTGCATGTAAGACAATTAAACCTACCCTCCAAAAGCCTTTTTACATAGAACATCCCAAACTCCTCTCAGATGGAGCTGGATCTGGAAAACCTGAACCAGTTGTACGAGAGAAGGTCTTCCTAGACAAAGGATCCTCATTAGAAAAGACCTCAACTTTGAACAGTGATAGTACTTTAGCCACAAGGACACCTCCAGTGGGGATGTGCCAACCAGCTCTCAGGCAGGGATTACCTTATAATCTAAGTAGGAGCCCATTGGAAGTGACCCACCTTCGAGCAGCTTTTCAGAGCAGATGTCTTGAAAGAGATGTTTTAAGGACTACTGTCACTCTACAGCAACCAGTTGAGATTAATGGGGAAGATGAACTAGTGTTTACTGTGGTCGAAGAGCTGCCCACTAGTTTAATTCCAGACAATGGCCGACCCTCCAGCATAATCAGCTTCAACAGTGACTGCTCCCTGCAGTCTATATCCTCTGGATCACGTCCAGTAAGTATAATCAGCAGCATCAATGATGAATTTGATGCATATGTATCACAAGTAGACAGTGCACAGAAAAGCCATGTAAAGTCAAAAGAAGAAGTGACATCTGACCACAGCACAGCACTATCTTCCAAAGGCACATATTTCAGAAAAATGGTAAATACAGATGACACATACTTGCCCAGAGGTATTTCATCAAAAGGTGTGGCCATACGTGATAATATTTCAACAGCAAATATACCTGGTGCTTTATATATGGAGTCTTCCTCCCAGCAAGGCACAATCAGTTCCTTCAGTAACAGTGCTATATGTTTTTCAGAGTTAGGCTACCAATCAGGGAAGTGCCCACCAAATTTTGAAACAAGTAAAACATATTCCAGAGGTCAAAAGTCAGTTAAATCATGTAGCACTAGTTCCTCACAGTCAGTACAGATACCTAGTATGAACCAGTCTACTCTcccaagaaaaaacaaatctacCTCATCTGTTGAGCCAAACAGCACCTTTAACCAAGAGTTACAGAGGCAAGGAAGCAGGACAGATGAGCACTGGATTCCAACTACTACGCAGGTAGATTCAAGAAGTACTGAACTCATCTCTGCAGGCAAGCCACCCAAAAGTGGTTTAAGTGGAATCCCATCCAGGAAGACCACAGGTTGCAGCAGTAGCAGTGCACCACGCTCTTCAAAAATACCCCCATCATCCTCCTCCCAAAGGGTGGTGGATGGTTGTGAAAAATCCAGTGTTAAAAAAGGAGAGAGCTTGAGTAGAATGCCTCAGCTCAGAAGAGGAGCCACAACACTTGGCATGATCACAGTGCCTCACAGCTCCTCAGAGACCAAGTGGGGCAATGAAGCCATGCAAGCAAGTACAACGTTGAAATTCTCATCCTTAGGGAAGCGGTCAAATGGGCAGAAGAGCAGCTTACTTCCAAAGTCTGGAAGCATGTCACCGCCTGCCCCACCTATCAGAAAATCTAGCCTGGACCAGAAGACACATGTTTTGGTGTCTCCTAGTGCCTTAAGGTCAGTGAGCAATGATGCAACCAGATCCTCATCATGCAAATCGGCAGTCTCTGAGGAGGATTTTGATGTTCGGCTTAGAGGGGAATCTTTTACCTTTAAATCATTTAGCTTAAAGACAGGATCTAGTCTTCATACTCGAGGTGTAAAAGGAGACAATAGAAAATACTTTGGGAGTCTTCTCTCCCTTGAAAGGTGTGACAGCTTGACATCAATTGGATCTAAACATGGAATGATGAGAGAGAGCACTAGTGTTAACTTAGGTGGTAATGCCAAGTCTAATAGGACAGTGCCAAGACTTGGGGTTACCAGTTCCACATCTGCACCCCTATCTCCACCATTGACCAGTACCCCTGGAGTCAGCAAACTAGGGCAGATCAAAGGTAATATAAGTCCTAGAGTCATGATTGGCagtggaaacaaaacaaagtccTTGTTTAACAATGGTTCCAAACCTTTGAGTACCACGAAATCATTTTCCACCTCAAGTGTACGAACTGCTAACCTACCTCCAAGTGGAAAAACATCAGCTCGTTCAGTTATGGGTGCAAGTGCAAAAGCAGGCAAAGGTACCCTTATGGGCACAAAGCAAGCCATCCGAGCTGCTAATAGTCGTGTCAGTGAGCTGGCATCAAGCAGCCCCAAGAAACACATCAAGGGTGCTGATGATCAAGCAAGTGCATCTGGTGATGTTGGACCAACTCCAAAAAGTGACCTTTTACTGCCTTGTTCATTGCCCTCACCGTACAGCAAGATCACTGCCCCCCGACGACCACAGCGCTACAGCAGTGGTCATGGTAGTGACAACAGCAGTGTTCTTAGCGGGGAGCTACCCCCAGCCATGGGTCGCACTGCTCTCTTCTACCACAGTGGAGGCAGCAGTGGCTATGAAAGCATGATCCGGGATAGTGAAACCACAGGTAGTGCATCTTCCGCCCATGACTCCATGAGCGAGAGCGGAGTGTCTACCACCAGCCGAACCAAGGTGTCAAAGTCTCCGAAAAAGAGAGCCAATGGTAGGTTTCGCTTCCAAGTCACCCCGGAATTAATGCCTTTTTCTCTGAACTTTCCTAAGAAATGATATCTGTTGTAGGTACCAGGAAATTTCAGCCATTGTTTGAAAAACTTACTTGAATGGTTGAGAGTAGGAGCCTGACACTTTTTGTTCCCAAGGACATATCTATTTCTCATGTCTAGATTGCTTCAGCTAAAAATGTTTCACTAATATTCCTGTTGATGTACCACTTTTTCAGACCTTTCTGTCTAGAGTTGCtcaatgaaaatgtaatataatgttctACTGCATGCATTCTTTGCCACTATGTTCACTAGAGGTACTGACATTCTATTCTTTTATGAATGTCTGAAAGTCAAAAATATTTATCTGCAAGACTCGAAAGCACATTGTGGTTTACACATGGACTTTTTTATGCTTTGTATTCTTATAAGAAACATTTGTAATATTAAAGGCTGTATCTTTAAATAGTTTGCACAAAGAGACAATCATACCATCTTGCTCTTAATGCATATATATCAACCCCACTCTGGACTATTATGAGCTTTCATCTACCTTTTAAATTCaagacacatacatatataaaaagcaTGCCTATAAACTCCTTGGATATTCCTGGTGTGCACCTACGGCCCAGATGTAGAGCATTACCCTGTCTGACCTCTCCAGGCCTGCAGCGGCGGCGGCTGATCCCTGCTCCACTGCCGGATACTTCCTCCCCTGGCAGGAAGGCTGGAGCTGCAGGCCAGTGGGTTGACCTGCCTCCACTGGGGGGCTCCATGAAGGATGCCTTTGAGATTAAAGTGTATGAGATAGACGATTTGGAGCGACTGCAGAGGTGCAAGGAAGGGATGGTGACTGAGGTGAGAGCATTCATTATGCATGCTTGATTTTAAATGATTGCAATGGGCATGGTTGCTAAGAGCTGAGTGGAAATTTGAGAGCATGGGTTTAACCGTTGTGCTAAAGGGTAAAATATTGTGCTAAAGGGTAAAAGctatttcatatatattcagtttgatactttaattacaaaaatattttacatttattgcatAGTTTTGCTAAGTAATATACTTTTTCATAGAATACCTTaatggttttatgtttttttattaagcatTATTTAATCCATTATGTTAATTGATTCATGTCAGTATTAAAAGCTTATGGaatgcaatatatatatttttaaccatAACCATGAAAATCTGGCAACAATAAAAATTTTCTTTGGTAAAGAATATCActtcaattaaaaatattaaggtCAAGCTCTATTTCTCACTAATGTATAACTAgatagctaactagctaactaactaactaactaactaactaactaactaactgttAGAGCTGATGTTATAGAAAAGAAGAACCTTGTTGAAACTGATTCAATTAATTGACAGAAATGCAGAGaagcaaaatcttt is a window of Tachysurus vachellii isolate PV-2020 chromosome 3, HZAU_Pvac_v1, whole genome shotgun sequence DNA encoding:
- the kif26aa gene encoding kinesin-like protein KIF26A; the protein is MDWRELAAQKLNLSKRKKPQPPPPPSPPDPDEPLFYMDGFSSALQLSPPPVPPCLLRAGSKVKDCPGIGKVKVMVRICPAKGEHDTSESMSFLKVDAHKKQLTFCEPLTSAGQRHFSSTTAPKTFNFDAVFTQDASQVEVCSGTVAEVIQSVINGADGCIFCFGHAHIGKTYTMIGNNASTQSLGVAPCAISWLFKLIEERKEKAGARFSVLVSAVEISGRDEVLTDLLADVSTGTLQDVQGAAVYLKEDPVSGSQLQNQSELRASSAERAAFYLDSALAARSTSKDKNSEEQQCNSHMLFTLHITQYHLEKSTKGGMSGGRSRLHLLDLGSCESDVTRTRDGGGGQCLSLAALGNVILALANGAKHVPYRDSKLTMLLRESLGNINCRTTMIAHISDSPASYTDSLSTVQLASRIHRMRKKKSKYASSSSGGESSCEEGQTRRPPHLRPFHPKTVALDPDHPPLLSSDPDYSSSSEHSCDTVIYVGPGGTHISDHELSDNEGPPAFVPIIPSLNKKRSKDTPKSDGDHLKCNTFAELQERLECIDGSESTATFIGEGKGHQAVLKTQVGAGKAPDGVLACKTIKPTLQKPFYIEHPKLLSDGAGSGKPEPVVREKVFLDKGSSLEKTSTLNSDSTLATRTPPVGMCQPALRQGLPYNLSRSPLEVTHLRAAFQSRCLERDVLRTTVTLQQPVEINGEDELVFTVVEELPTSLIPDNGRPSSIISFNSDCSLQSISSGSRPVSIISSINDEFDAYVSQVDSAQKSHVKSKEEVTSDHSTALSSKGTYFRKMVNTDDTYLPRGISSKGVAIRDNISTANIPGALYMESSSQQGTISSFSNSAICFSELGYQSGKCPPNFETSKTYSRGQKSVKSCSTSSSQSVQIPSMNQSTLPRKNKSTSSVEPNSTFNQELQRQGSRTDEHWIPTTTQVDSRSTELISAGKPPKSGLSGIPSRKTTGCSSSSAPRSSKIPPSSSSQRVVDGCEKSSVKKGESLSRMPQLRRGATTLGMITVPHSSSETKWGNEAMQASTTLKFSSLGKRSNGQKSSLLPKSGSMSPPAPPIRKSSLDQKTHVLVSPSALRSVSNDATRSSSCKSAVSEEDFDVRLRGESFTFKSFSLKTGSSLHTRGVKGDNRKYFGSLLSLERCDSLTSIGSKHGMMRESTSVNLGGNAKSNRTVPRLGVTSSTSAPLSPPLTSTPGVSKLGQIKGNISPRVMIGSGNKTKSLFNNGSKPLSTTKSFSTSSVRTANLPPSGKTSARSVMGASAKAGKGTLMGTKQAIRAANSRVSELASSSPKKHIKGADDQASASGDVGPTPKSDLLLPCSLPSPYSKITAPRRPQRYSSGHGSDNSSVLSGELPPAMGRTALFYHSGGSSGYESMIRDSETTGSASSAHDSMSESGVSTTSRTKVSKSPKKRANGLQRRRLIPAPLPDTSSPGRKAGAAGQWVDLPPLGGSMKDAFEIKVYEIDDLERLQRCKEGMVTEGLQYFSARLRMLEKRQQEIRELRAKHERLRRDLEDAKTRLMLHPDKWTGEFDVDPDLDPESQDYLEALVQVTGDLEFCVNLCKSRVMMETCFDILAPTSPVQELEV